A stretch of the bacterium genome encodes the following:
- a CDS encoding exopolysaccharide biosynthesis polyprenyl glycosylphosphotransferase: MTALSPRTFSWRERFFRSAAPLLISDLTAVVAAYFVTLFIRFYSESGHEFFTWFNITLGFRETADLGRDLEQFYLSNAPRILGLLSLTLLFLYGYMSLYARRRFIRRRNGAWTIIIANLLALGLFYGYFYLTRNEFHPRSVFASLLAINVVFTILCRLATLTILDYFRLGTSKVLFIGEGPEADFIDRYISITKPAGLRIVAHLAIDPSWSTDRALAQIKAHVQQHQSDMILCAYKYFTVSQIMQLLELGESLGQELKVLSDKLNVLINEAGMASDFFMELPLVHFAVSPHGKWAQHFRQLSSQLLAAFMLVGAIPFLILIAALIKATSRGPVFFMQERMGINRRPFLMYKFRTMSDRADELQAQIEEFNESGEGLFKIKQDPRITPVGRFLRRFSLDELPQLINVVRGEMTLVGPRPLPKRDFENYYEEWHYSRHSGLPGLTCLWQVSGRSDVSFHNMCILDDYYLRNQNFMLDLKILLRTIRVVLFAKGAY; the protein is encoded by the coding sequence ATGACAGCCCTCTCGCCACGCACCTTCTCTTGGCGGGAGCGGTTTTTCAGGTCGGCGGCCCCTCTGCTGATCAGCGATTTGACCGCCGTCGTCGCCGCCTATTTCGTAACGTTATTCATCAGATTCTACAGTGAATCCGGTCATGAGTTTTTCACCTGGTTCAATATCACCCTTGGCTTCAGGGAAACAGCAGATCTGGGCCGCGATCTGGAACAGTTCTACCTCTCCAACGCCCCGCGGATTCTCGGTCTTCTGAGCCTCACGCTGCTTTTCCTCTATGGCTACATGAGTCTCTACGCCAGGAGACGATTTATCCGCCGCCGGAATGGCGCCTGGACCATCATCATCGCCAACCTGTTAGCTCTGGGTTTATTTTACGGGTATTTTTATTTGACCCGGAACGAATTCCATCCACGAAGTGTATTTGCGAGCCTGCTGGCCATAAACGTGGTCTTCACTATCCTCTGTCGTCTGGCGACTTTAACGATTCTGGATTATTTCCGGCTCGGAACGTCAAAGGTCCTTTTCATAGGTGAGGGGCCGGAGGCGGACTTTATCGATCGCTACATTTCCATAACGAAACCGGCCGGCTTACGCATCGTCGCCCATCTTGCTATCGATCCATCATGGTCGACCGACCGGGCGCTCGCCCAGATCAAAGCCCACGTGCAACAGCACCAATCTGACATGATCCTCTGCGCCTACAAGTATTTTACGGTGTCGCAGATCATGCAGCTTCTAGAGTTAGGCGAAAGTTTAGGCCAGGAATTGAAGGTGCTCTCCGATAAATTGAATGTTCTCATCAATGAAGCGGGCATGGCTTCGGACTTCTTTATGGAATTACCGCTGGTTCATTTTGCCGTTTCACCCCACGGGAAGTGGGCCCAGCACTTCCGGCAGTTAAGTTCACAATTGCTGGCCGCCTTCATGCTGGTAGGAGCAATTCCCTTTTTGATCCTGATTGCCGCCTTGATCAAGGCCACCAGCCGTGGCCCGGTATTTTTCATGCAGGAGCGGATGGGCATCAACCGGCGGCCATTCCTGATGTACAAGTTCCGGACCATGAGTGATCGCGCTGATGAATTACAGGCGCAGATCGAGGAATTCAATGAATCCGGAGAAGGCCTGTTCAAGATCAAACAGGATCCCCGGATTACACCGGTTGGCCGTTTTCTGCGGCGCTTCAGTCTGGATGAACTACCACAACTGATCAACGTGGTGAGGGGGGAGATGACCCTGGTGGGGCCCCGTCCGTTACCTAAGCGGGACTTTGAGAACTACTACGAGGAGTGGCACTACAGCCGGCACAGCGGGTTGCCGGGGTTAACCTGCCTGTGGCAGGTCTCGGGAAGAAGTGATGTCAGCTTTCACAACATGTGCATTCTGGATGACTACTATCTTCGCAACCAGAACTTCATGCTGGACCTGAAAATCCTGCTCCGCACGATCCGGGTGGTGCTGTTCGCCAAGGGCGCCTACTGA
- a CDS encoding glycosyltransferase family 2 protein codes for MMTVSSERMTVAVVLVNWSSGVYTSDCLRSLNSGTIVPDRIMVFDNGSTDGSPAMIAREFPEAELIMHDRNIGFAAACNVCIRKAMESDINVVWLLNNDTVVDHDCLAKLLEELSKPNVDVVTSKILFFDDADRLWYAGGGWKRWCLEARQIGYGEKDFGQYDQPLEVTFVSGCCLMARVSVFERVGLLNEKYFAYSEDAEWCLRAMSAGMHMRYLPQARILHKESASVRKNTMAGEKGRYSSFVVEISVRNRFFLIRQHAHRPWQFLIAFGKIMMDCTRTGCILIVLGRIQKLKALVKGMWEGLTQNPGR; via the coding sequence GTCAGAACGTATGACCGTGGCGGTTGTCTTGGTGAATTGGAGCAGTGGCGTTTACACCTCTGATTGTTTGCGATCATTGAATTCGGGAACTATTGTCCCTGATAGGATTATGGTTTTCGACAATGGATCTACCGACGGTTCTCCCGCGATGATTGCACGGGAGTTCCCCGAGGCTGAACTGATCATGCATGATCGTAATATCGGCTTTGCTGCCGCTTGCAATGTGTGCATACGCAAGGCGATGGAAAGCGATATAAATGTTGTCTGGTTGTTAAATAACGATACGGTAGTCGACCATGACTGCCTGGCTAAGTTGCTGGAAGAATTGAGCAAGCCGAATGTGGATGTTGTTACGAGTAAGATATTGTTTTTTGATGATGCAGATAGACTCTGGTACGCTGGGGGGGGGTGGAAGCGGTGGTGTTTGGAGGCACGACAGATTGGATACGGGGAAAAGGATTTTGGGCAGTATGATCAGCCTTTGGAGGTTACCTTTGTCTCAGGATGCTGTCTTATGGCCAGAGTGAGCGTGTTTGAAAGGGTTGGCTTGCTGAACGAAAAATACTTTGCTTACTCAGAGGATGCTGAGTGGTGTTTGCGCGCGATGTCGGCGGGAATGCATATGCGTTACCTGCCTCAAGCTCGAATCTTACATAAAGAATCTGCGAGTGTTCGCAAGAATACCATGGCTGGAGAGAAAGGGCGATATTCGAGTTTCGTGGTGGAGATTAGCGTCCGCAATCGTTTCTTTTTGATACGACAACATGCACATAGGCCGTGGCAATTCTTGATAGCTTTTGGCAAAATCATGATGGATTGCACGCGAACGGGATGCATTTTAATCGTGTTGGGACGAATTCAGAAATTAAAGGCGCTGGTGAAGGGAATGTGGGAAGGCCTTACGCAGAATCCTGGCAGGTGA
- a CDS encoding glycosyltransferase family 9 protein, with the protein MIRIEDESMRRDVLVVLELRRLGDAILSLPFVRGAKLHYDVYVLCLPASVSIFKTQLPADHIIIMVPPWVELNGGSVMALGRALRQVRALHPDVVVCGWADARVEWLMGLSRAPRRVGFPMTPRNYYACQVPWRRRHLRHGQWLCRLGRILTGRPLLTDPLSRHDVTQLHMLDWDQVGEAVGVVPNTTLPWLTVDKEFHDPLLEAVLAKCFVEGIPLWVVHPGAGSPVKKWAKERFENLVNSFFIPKGIPVVVIQSPGDLPLEVSGPHVIPYMPPTIEGLIAVTNVADAVLCNDSAMSHLSAAMGKRVVAVFGPSDPRLFSPFGNERNVVIKGECVWRPCMDRCLMPSPACMEMIQVEDVLENVRRVHGELQQMVPVK; encoded by the coding sequence ATGATTAGGATTGAGGATGAAAGCATGCGGCGTGACGTGTTGGTTGTACTGGAATTAAGGAGACTTGGTGATGCCATTTTGAGTCTCCCGTTTGTCCGGGGGGCTAAATTACATTATGATGTCTATGTCCTCTGCCTTCCTGCCTCAGTTTCCATTTTCAAGACACAGCTGCCAGCTGATCACATTATTATAATGGTGCCTCCCTGGGTGGAACTTAACGGCGGGTCCGTTATGGCGCTTGGTCGGGCTTTACGCCAAGTCCGTGCCCTTCATCCCGATGTGGTCGTTTGCGGGTGGGCGGATGCGAGGGTCGAATGGTTAATGGGGTTAAGCAGAGCGCCCCGCCGAGTTGGGTTCCCGATGACGCCTCGCAACTACTATGCATGCCAAGTCCCATGGCGTCGCCGGCATCTCCGGCATGGGCAATGGTTATGTCGGCTCGGGCGGATTCTAACAGGACGCCCATTGTTAACCGATCCGCTTTCCCGGCATGATGTCACCCAGTTGCATATGTTGGATTGGGATCAAGTAGGCGAGGCTGTAGGAGTGGTCCCCAACACGACTCTTCCCTGGCTAACAGTGGATAAGGAATTTCATGATCCACTGCTTGAGGCAGTGCTGGCAAAGTGTTTTGTCGAAGGGATTCCGCTATGGGTGGTTCATCCTGGCGCGGGATCCCCGGTAAAGAAATGGGCGAAAGAGCGTTTCGAAAATCTGGTTAACTCTTTTTTCATTCCAAAGGGGATCCCGGTTGTGGTGATCCAATCGCCCGGGGATTTGCCTCTTGAGGTATCTGGTCCGCATGTCATACCTTACATGCCACCAACGATAGAGGGCTTGATCGCTGTAACCAATGTGGCGGATGCGGTTCTGTGTAATGATTCGGCGATGTCGCACCTTTCGGCGGCAATGGGGAAACGGGTTGTGGCTGTTTTTGGCCCTTCTGATCCCCGTCTGTTTTCTCCATTTGGGAATGAACGCAATGTCGTTATTAAAGGGGAATGTGTGTGGCGCCCCTGCATGGATCGCTGTTTGATGCCGTCCCCGGCTTGTATGGAAATGATACAGGTGGAAGATGTGCTGGAGAACGTCAGGCGAGTTCATGGGGAATTACAGCAGATGGTGCCGGTGAAATGA
- a CDS encoding DUF1972 domain-containing protein, with protein MMKSLRIAFLGSRGIPARYSGFETFYEQLAIRLVQRGHEVTVYNRRHFLPDIHGEYQGVKIVSLPSIPTKHLDTISHCFLSSLHALTQRYDVAYYCIVGNSPLVWMPRVVGTKALLNVDGEDWAREKWSGFARWYQRWCEKVATRTASMIIADARVIQRRYRELYNTDTVFVPYGANLCRQEASAVLDRWGLTPRKYILYVGRFVPENSIDLLIRAFRGVRTDMKLVLIGDASHSEGYKEKLREAAVGDERIVFTGYAFEQVYAQLSSHAYLYVQPSAINGTRPALLDQLGFGNCVLVRDAPVNVEVIGECGARFAGDQPEIDLRDRLQELIDDPEAVEGFRRKAASRITDYYNWEWVTDFYENLFTCLISGKPAISYDEFLDNRRD; from the coding sequence ATGATGAAGTCTTTGCGAATTGCCTTTCTTGGTTCCCGCGGTATTCCAGCGCGCTATAGTGGATTTGAAACATTCTACGAGCAACTGGCAATCCGGCTTGTTCAGCGCGGTCATGAGGTGACGGTGTATAATCGGCGTCATTTCCTCCCTGATATTCACGGGGAATATCAAGGGGTTAAAATTGTTTCACTCCCTTCCATTCCGACCAAACATTTAGACACGATCTCGCATTGCTTCCTTTCTTCATTACATGCGCTTACGCAACGGTATGATGTCGCCTATTACTGCATTGTCGGGAATAGCCCCCTGGTGTGGATGCCTCGCGTGGTCGGGACAAAGGCTCTTCTCAATGTGGATGGAGAGGATTGGGCCCGTGAAAAATGGTCAGGGTTTGCGCGGTGGTATCAGCGTTGGTGCGAAAAAGTAGCTACGCGAACCGCCTCGATGATTATTGCGGATGCACGGGTCATTCAGCGGCGATACCGTGAACTATATAATACCGACACAGTATTCGTACCGTATGGCGCAAATTTGTGCAGGCAGGAAGCGAGTGCAGTCCTTGACCGCTGGGGCCTGACGCCCCGGAAATATATCCTTTATGTCGGGCGTTTTGTGCCGGAAAACTCCATTGATCTTTTGATCCGGGCCTTTCGCGGCGTGCGTACGGATATGAAGCTGGTCCTGATTGGTGATGCCTCTCATAGTGAAGGGTATAAAGAGAAACTAAGGGAGGCGGCGGTGGGGGATGAGCGGATTGTTTTTACTGGTTATGCCTTTGAGCAAGTTTATGCCCAGTTAAGCAGTCATGCCTATCTCTACGTGCAGCCTTCAGCGATCAATGGAACCCGGCCAGCGCTTTTGGATCAACTGGGCTTCGGCAATTGTGTGCTGGTGAGGGATGCTCCGGTTAATGTCGAAGTGATCGGTGAGTGTGGTGCCCGGTTTGCCGGCGATCAGCCCGAAATTGACTTGCGGGATCGACTTCAGGAATTGATCGATGACCCAGAAGCGGTTGAAGGGTTTCGGCGAAAGGCGGCCTCCAGGATCACTGACTACTATAACTGGGAATGGGTTACCGATTTCTATGAAAATCTGTTCACATGCCTCATCAGCGGCAAACCCGCGATCTCATATGATGAGTTTCTCGATAACAGAAGAGATTAA
- a CDS encoding glycosyltransferase family 1 protein: MMQERAPGTARYVREQIAELISRPVPWDWVVAVPEGFAHEFPCHEGCEIVELPGKKYSVFAMFRVARLWRQRQCMAGFSPAGIAALFSPLLCNYFDSNIFEYGKTWATSGEWARSHLLKWMAMDAFRRAKAVFVNSAYCAEYLKKRFPGFSKKFIVNHGILKTVISTPERPDWADERMDRQGIILCSSAFSDNKNQRRLIEAYGVLQASRRELPPLVLIGPCPTAYFKSVIRPVWESLPQPAQVIVPGYVSEGVLGWALINAKVLIQPSFAEGFSSLSVFQAMQSGIPVACSNTTSHPEGVGTAALLFNPASVEDIAGALVRLLDDEALRFRLREEGFQRVAELTWTANGDRVCVQITKLLEHTRKQDI, translated from the coding sequence ATGATGCAGGAACGCGCACCAGGGACAGCTCGGTATGTGCGGGAGCAAATCGCGGAATTGATTTCGCGTCCCGTACCTTGGGACTGGGTTGTTGCCGTCCCTGAGGGGTTTGCACATGAGTTCCCATGTCATGAAGGGTGTGAGATTGTGGAGTTGCCGGGAAAAAAGTATTCGGTGTTTGCCATGTTTCGTGTGGCGCGTTTGTGGCGGCAGCGGCAATGCATGGCAGGGTTCAGCCCTGCCGGGATAGCGGCGTTGTTTTCGCCCCTTCTCTGCAATTATTTCGACAGCAATATTTTCGAATACGGGAAAACGTGGGCAACTTCTGGCGAATGGGCGCGTTCGCACCTCCTGAAATGGATGGCGATGGATGCCTTCCGCCGTGCCAAGGCAGTATTTGTGAATTCAGCGTATTGTGCCGAATATCTGAAAAAGCGATTTCCCGGCTTCAGTAAAAAATTCATTGTTAATCATGGCATCCTGAAGACGGTAATCTCGACGCCTGAACGACCTGACTGGGCTGACGAAAGAATGGATAGACAGGGCATTATCCTATGTAGTTCCGCGTTTTCTGATAATAAAAATCAACGGCGTTTGATTGAAGCTTATGGGGTATTGCAAGCATCAAGACGGGAATTGCCGCCTTTGGTTTTGATCGGCCCCTGTCCCACTGCCTACTTCAAGAGTGTGATCCGGCCCGTATGGGAAAGCCTGCCGCAGCCGGCTCAAGTCATTGTGCCGGGGTATGTGAGCGAAGGCGTGCTGGGATGGGCGCTGATAAATGCAAAAGTTCTTATTCAGCCGTCTTTTGCGGAAGGATTCAGCAGTCTATCTGTTTTCCAGGCCATGCAATCCGGGATCCCGGTAGCGTGTTCAAATACAACGAGCCATCCAGAGGGGGTGGGAACGGCAGCTTTATTGTTTAATCCAGCTTCGGTTGAGGATATTGCCGGGGCATTAGTCCGTTTGCTAGATGATGAAGCTCTGCGATTTCGATTGAGGGAAGAGGGATTTCAACGGGTTGCAGAATTGACCTGGACGGCTAACGGTGATCGTGTGTGTGTGCAAATTACCAAATTACTTGAGCATACCCGGAAGCAGGATATTTGA
- a CDS encoding exosortase C-terminal domain/associated protein EpsI translates to MNTDVRVTQKRSRSLVLGVGLLLVLFGLTAVIALFIRKVDTSSSSGADIRAELPEKVSGWKGEHIYYCQSEQCAKSFLSNELNVSNVCPVCEGRLDLVSLGERTILPPDTIISRRLYKNDQAESITVTIVLSGNEQRSIHRPQQCLPAQGFAIEQSSQINVPLNNRMPLKLTLIRARRSGVAAANQAEMIMAYWFAGGGHETHDHFQRMAFMAWDNLIHGVRPRWAYVSLQTSSTSGGKLAERRLIEFVSQLYPLLKPGAPVPQ, encoded by the coding sequence ATGAACACTGACGTGCGAGTTACTCAAAAACGAAGCCGGTCTCTGGTGTTGGGAGTTGGCCTGTTGCTGGTATTGTTTGGTCTGACGGCTGTCATTGCTCTTTTTATTCGTAAAGTGGACACCTCTTCTTCCTCGGGAGCTGATATCCGGGCGGAGCTGCCGGAGAAGGTTTCGGGTTGGAAAGGGGAGCATATTTATTACTGTCAAAGTGAGCAATGTGCCAAATCCTTCCTTTCAAACGAATTGAATGTTTCAAATGTCTGCCCGGTATGTGAGGGGCGACTCGATCTGGTGTCCCTGGGTGAACGCACGATTCTGCCACCCGATACGATTATTTCACGGCGGCTCTATAAAAATGACCAAGCAGAGAGTATCACTGTGACGATCGTGTTGTCCGGGAATGAGCAGCGAAGCATCCATCGGCCCCAGCAGTGCCTGCCTGCGCAAGGGTTTGCGATAGAGCAGAGTTCACAGATAAACGTTCCATTGAATAATCGTATGCCGTTGAAGTTGACGTTGATTCGGGCGCGGCGATCGGGTGTTGCGGCGGCAAATCAGGCGGAGATGATCATGGCGTATTGGTTTGCCGGCGGTGGGCATGAAACGCATGACCATTTCCAGCGGATGGCGTTCATGGCGTGGGATAATCTGATCCATGGGGTCAGACCACGATGGGCGTATGTGTCGTTGCAAACGTCCTCAACTTCCGGCGGAAAGTTAGCGGAGCGCCGGTTGATCGAGTTTGTGAGCCAGCTCTATCCGCTCTTAAAGCCCGGGGCGCCTGTTCCTCAGTAG
- a CDS encoding glycosyltransferase family 4 protein translates to MKIGHLIHLDGSGGGPEAVINLMRGFQLAGHEQVVFLGGNGRIVAACDRMAIECVRVPIHRKILLLWGMIRLIRSLSRIRPDVLLIQGQWGGPVGAVAAKMAGVKSVYITQWPAFYTDWTPWRAFRNAWAEWIPCRLACRVVALTQSVYYQYLHRRWAGDGKLVLIPNVFQQSGIPSLEDSARIRREYGWSHDDVHVVSVGRLADQKRVDWLLKAWQEVQQHCAAARLWIVGDGPERAMLEGLARQLGITRTCTFLGERPHGIEFMAASDVVVMTSLYESCAFVPLEAKACGKPLIANAVDGVRDNVRDGVDGYLVAPNDSATLALRIMEVVNDPLLRHQMGVAGIAAMAKIDSHQIIIRYLDLINKTLCPAEQA, encoded by the coding sequence ATGAAGATCGGACATTTAATTCATTTGGATGGCTCTGGCGGGGGGCCTGAAGCGGTCATCAATTTGATGCGTGGATTTCAACTAGCCGGGCATGAACAGGTTGTATTCCTGGGAGGGAATGGTCGTATTGTGGCGGCTTGTGATCGAATGGCAATAGAGTGTGTCCGTGTGCCAATTCATAGGAAAATCTTATTGCTCTGGGGCATGATTAGGTTAATCCGATCCTTGAGTCGCATCCGGCCTGATGTGTTATTGATACAGGGGCAATGGGGAGGGCCTGTGGGCGCTGTTGCGGCAAAGATGGCCGGGGTCAAGAGCGTCTATATTACCCAATGGCCGGCTTTCTATACCGATTGGACGCCTTGGCGGGCATTCCGTAATGCCTGGGCCGAGTGGATCCCTTGTCGTCTGGCGTGTCGTGTTGTTGCCCTGACTCAATCGGTGTATTACCAATATCTTCACAGGCGTTGGGCAGGGGATGGAAAGTTGGTGCTTATTCCAAATGTATTCCAACAATCCGGGATTCCCTCACTCGAGGACTCCGCTCGTATCCGGAGGGAGTACGGATGGAGTCATGATGACGTCCATGTTGTCAGTGTGGGGCGCCTGGCGGATCAGAAACGAGTGGACTGGCTGCTTAAGGCGTGGCAGGAGGTTCAGCAACACTGTGCCGCAGCCCGGTTATGGATTGTCGGAGATGGACCCGAACGCGCCATGTTGGAGGGGTTGGCCCGTCAGTTAGGGATTACCAGAACTTGCACATTTCTAGGGGAACGTCCGCATGGCATTGAGTTTATGGCCGCATCAGATGTGGTCGTGATGACCTCTCTGTATGAGTCCTGTGCGTTCGTCCCGCTCGAGGCGAAAGCTTGTGGGAAGCCATTGATTGCCAATGCTGTCGATGGTGTGAGGGATAATGTCCGTGACGGTGTGGATGGATATTTGGTTGCACCTAATGACAGCGCCACGCTGGCCCTGAGAATTATGGAGGTCGTCAATGATCCTCTTTTGAGGCATCAGATGGGAGTAGCGGGCATTGCCGCTATGGCCAAAATTGATTCCCATCAAATTATCATTCGCTATTTGGATCTGATTAATAAAACGCTTTGTCCTGCGGAACAGGCCTGA
- a CDS encoding exosortase/archaeosortase family protein has translation MSKQFRNVEMGLWVAIVAGMFLLFSADGNNEEVLSQGRSAVGWMIGRWEWAGADMSHGWLIPLVSLYMVWCKRHELRDVPKLLSWAGFSVVLFALLLYLGGLRVQQTRFVLFALIGLLWGIPFFLYGKQVAKILLFPCAYLIFCIPMTFLDSLTFPLRLISSSVSVALLNGFGISVTRLGTAIHVNAGEGFSLDVAHPCSGLRYLLAMIALTTAYAYFSQKSLLKRGILSVASIPIAMIGNIARISLIAVVGVVFGEKFAVGFYHDYSGYVVFAVATLLMLGLGSLLQRPWPIWRLRKNEDQDDEH, from the coding sequence ATGAGTAAGCAGTTTCGAAATGTAGAAATGGGGCTTTGGGTTGCTATTGTGGCAGGCATGTTTCTCTTGTTTAGTGCGGATGGTAACAACGAAGAGGTGTTGAGCCAGGGTCGTTCAGCGGTCGGCTGGATGATTGGGCGTTGGGAGTGGGCCGGGGCGGATATGTCGCACGGATGGCTTATTCCACTCGTCAGTCTCTACATGGTTTGGTGTAAGCGCCACGAACTTCGAGACGTCCCTAAGTTGTTGAGCTGGGCGGGATTTAGCGTTGTGTTATTTGCCCTTTTGCTCTACCTGGGTGGTTTAAGAGTTCAACAAACCCGCTTTGTTTTGTTTGCCCTTATCGGACTTTTGTGGGGCATTCCGTTTTTCCTTTATGGCAAACAGGTCGCTAAAATATTGTTATTTCCCTGTGCCTATCTGATTTTTTGCATTCCCATGACGTTTCTTGATTCCCTGACATTTCCGCTCCGGCTCATAAGCTCCTCGGTGTCTGTGGCCCTGCTGAATGGGTTCGGGATTTCAGTGACGCGCCTCGGAACGGCCATCCATGTTAATGCGGGAGAGGGGTTCTCATTGGATGTGGCGCATCCCTGTAGTGGCTTGCGATACCTTTTGGCGATGATTGCGCTGACAACGGCTTATGCTTATTTTAGCCAGAAGTCACTGCTGAAAAGAGGCATCCTGTCTGTGGCCTCGATTCCCATCGCGATGATCGGCAATATTGCGCGAATCTCATTGATTGCCGTGGTGGGGGTCGTGTTTGGAGAAAAATTCGCGGTAGGCTTTTATCACGATTATTCGGGTTATGTTGTCTTTGCCGTGGCCACATTATTGATGTTGGGACTTGGCTCGTTGTTGCAGCGGCCCTGGCCAATCTGGCGATTGAGAAAGAACGAGGATCAGGACGATGAACACTGA
- a CDS encoding O-antigen ligase family protein: MQRIDAIIGEGLFGLLALIAIGSTWLFGAWENWWFWPFITLIFTACAGFAIRLTLSARLGTARLNISSLIYTLLTIWLPFLLYALIRAIQTDVPMDAERSFLLQLTPFLLGLIAAVGLPESRKRWLAVILIINLALIGIYGIANHLLTGNAHVLWVKGFPQYQEGYHRATGTYFCPDHFSGLMEIALAMGLALVMIKGNSVIQRITGIALSGLALCGIILSRSRGGGIVAGLVIITALWLCTLSWNRRSRWWGRGGGLCFLTAGIIFFALFGGHYVQRFKEYPWGQLEYSDRFQMSAAALRAWHSAPWFGIGPGMHQNLWPHFAASQDGDREKGIWPSHINNTFHSFEAHDDWAQFLEEYGVIGLILFLTAIGSTFWFIFRRWRQWAHVLSQAASATAQAGYAWILPGMLLAGVAMGLHSFGDFNLQIPGTTWLLGILSGLTLAISRDVPPSGNQAHSGKRAAL, from the coding sequence ATGCAACGTATCGACGCCATTATCGGGGAAGGTTTATTCGGATTGCTGGCTCTGATCGCCATCGGTTCAACCTGGTTGTTTGGAGCATGGGAGAACTGGTGGTTTTGGCCTTTTATCACCCTCATCTTTACGGCCTGCGCCGGCTTTGCGATCAGACTGACCTTATCCGCCCGACTCGGAACCGCCCGCCTGAATATCTCAAGCCTCATCTACACGCTACTCACGATCTGGCTCCCCTTCCTGCTTTATGCCCTGATCCGTGCCATTCAAACGGACGTTCCCATGGATGCGGAACGGAGTTTTCTCCTTCAATTGACCCCTTTTCTACTGGGATTGATCGCTGCTGTGGGACTTCCTGAATCACGGAAACGATGGCTGGCAGTGATCCTGATCATCAATCTCGCATTGATCGGGATCTACGGCATTGCCAACCACCTTCTAACCGGCAACGCCCACGTGCTCTGGGTCAAGGGGTTTCCCCAGTATCAGGAAGGGTACCATCGCGCCACCGGCACCTATTTCTGTCCCGATCATTTTTCAGGATTGATGGAGATCGCACTCGCTATGGGGCTGGCGCTGGTGATGATCAAGGGAAATTCCGTCATTCAGAGGATCACAGGGATCGCGCTGTCAGGCCTCGCACTCTGTGGCATTATTTTAAGCCGTTCCCGCGGAGGGGGCATCGTGGCCGGGCTCGTCATCATCACCGCCTTATGGCTTTGCACCCTGTCATGGAACAGGCGGTCCCGCTGGTGGGGCCGAGGGGGCGGGCTTTGCTTCCTGACCGCTGGGATCATTTTCTTTGCGTTATTCGGGGGGCATTATGTTCAACGCTTTAAGGAATACCCCTGGGGTCAGCTTGAATATTCCGACCGCTTTCAAATGTCTGCAGCCGCGCTTCGGGCCTGGCATTCCGCCCCTTGGTTCGGAATCGGACCCGGCATGCATCAAAATCTCTGGCCTCACTTTGCCGCCTCACAGGATGGTGACCGGGAAAAGGGCATCTGGCCATCCCATATCAATAACACATTCCATTCATTCGAGGCCCATGATGACTGGGCGCAATTCCTTGAGGAATATGGCGTGATAGGGTTGATCCTGTTTCTGACCGCCATCGGGTCAACGTTCTGGTTTATCTTCCGGCGCTGGCGCCAGTGGGCTCACGTCCTGTCGCAGGCTGCGTCCGCTACGGCTCAGGCCGGGTATGCCTGGATCTTACCAGGGATGTTGCTGGCAGGCGTTGCCATGGGCCTTCATTCTTTCGGTGACTTCAACTTGCAGATCCCGGGGACCACCTGGCTTCTGGGAATTCTCTCAGGACTCACGCTCGCCATATCACGCGACGTTCCGCCCTCAGGCAACCAAGCCCATTCGGGCAAGAGGGCCGCCTTATGA